The following coding sequences lie in one Fundulus heteroclitus isolate FHET01 chromosome 20, MU-UCD_Fhet_4.1, whole genome shotgun sequence genomic window:
- the LOC105930877 gene encoding zinc finger E-box-binding homeobox 2 — MTEESRGKRRKQANPKRNRVDAEQVSSLGSEEDDEVGLWSLEPQDCQRSPNKTSLTPSELTEESGSPAHLARPLGLSPGSGICWGQVESEAPADEDATYASAVREGDPEPLRMYCKNSDSQNAFEDLAHYEFVAQLRKASTSASVLDHLTHNGTSAVYRPSSRHDELPPAIWSPGAQHCSPEGADEDRSQQACPFCHRVYPRGASLRDHVKSCQEREGGHMVCPLCGYTATLRSQMERHLALHKQIQEKSAIGLDQSMETRKFKCLECGKAFKYKHHLKEHLRIHSGEKPYECSNCKKRFSHSGSYSSHLSSKKCLSGGGHVGGNMGSGGGAFNGHGQGSYHHSLPTTPSADGGGSRNDHSSLLALQNQDTFRSLGYLPADSHQHSLQDLHQSFPGTSDSARLWDRSPEQSLRSGIIKGTTLLPYLHSGAKFDQMLQEMLYRDVKIERDKEQGEERRVVHNGRGLDRKASPDRIREVRSGEAERGVFGVTCRWCLQPFPNMAVLLQHEHSLCKMKREAAEATEGFRRKDLSSPPSFFPRSALHAENAKPSDVTNGFSGNRSPSQKQSWQSVPQQHLVAMPSPPPRHDALSSRMYLSSQDKGSPSHLSPGMSSPRRRKRLPSSGFNSPACHDVTSGPRETSPPRKEPGSLWSAQNEPLDLSLPKQQSETKGRNKALNGISGREERRELRTQQLSRQSPTSHLPLQQYPILSSPGAPVFPGSVFNGFNIFGQSGVGLSLHEGMMPTPYSQAAISPRFLSPMAYVMEANAEAVLKKIYQERQSFMGEVLNRSALDYLSLTEEGFDGDGGPGRKRLKKTEEGLYACDICEKTFQKSSSLLRHKYEHTGKRPHECKICNKAFKHKHHLIEHSRLHSGEKPYQCDKCGKRFSHSGSYSQHMNHRYAYCSKDQDLDQDQEEMPLTPGAGSSLVGSLGEDKSLSVDDPHTAHSFLSDSSLDGAPDALKEGEEEEERVRKIHEGLLEEADELGSSPTEGSLTGGSELENKLSNCERGNHINSTENQMWDRASEDQNGGLDKCEMDMDLMELPRIIT, encoded by the exons TGGACGCTGAGCAGGTAAGCTCTCTGGGATCTGAGGAGGACGATGAGGTGGGCTTGTGGAGCCTGGAGCCCCAGGACTGCCAGCGGAGCCCGAACAAGACGAGCCTGACGCCCAGCGAGCTGACGGAGGAGTCCGGCAGCCCTGCTCACCTGGCGCGGCCGCTCGGCCTCAGCCCCGGCAGCGGGATCTGCTGGGGCCAGGTGGAGTCAGAGGCCCCGGCTGACGAGGACGCCACCTACGCATCCGCCGTCAGGGAGGGGGACCCGGAGCCATTGAGGATGTACT GTAAGAACTCAGACTCCCAGAATGCTTTTGAAGATCTGGCCCATTATGAATTTGTGGCTCAGCTGAGGAAGGCCTCGACCTCAGCCAGTGTGCTGGACCACCTGACCCATAACGGCACGTCGGCAGTCTACCGTCCGAGCAGCAGGCACGATGAGCTCCCCCCGGCCATCTGGTCACCAGGAGCGCAGCACTGCTCACCTGAAGGAGCAG ATGAAGACAGAAGCCAGCAGGCCTGCCCGTTCTGCCACAGAGTGTATCCGCGAGGAGCCTCTTTGAGGGACCATGTCAAATCCTGtcaggagagggaggggggcCACATGGTCTGTCCGCTCTGTGGATACACTGCCACCCTTAGGTCCCAAATGGAGCGGCACCTAGCACTTCACAAACAAATCCAGGAAAAG AGCGCCATCGGTTTGGACCAAAGCATGGAGACGAGGAagttcaaatgtctggagtgtGGGAAAGCATTCAAGTACAAACACCACCTCAAAGAGCATCTTCGCATCCACAGTG GTGAGAAGCCGTATGAGTGCTCCAACTGCAAGAAGCGCTTCTCTCACTCCGGCTCCTACAGCTCTCATTTAAGTAGCAAAAAGTGCCTCAGCGGCGGAGGGCATGTCGGGGGAAACATGGGGAGCGGCGGCGGAGCATTTAACGGACACGGTCAAGGCTCCTACCACCACTCACTTCCCACAACTCCCTCTGCTGACGGGGGCGGATCCAGGAATGACCACAGCTCGTTGCTGGCCTTGCAAAACCAGGACACTTTCAGGTCCTTGGGCTATCTACCAGCAGATTCACACCAGCATTCCCTGCAGGACCTCCATCAGAGCTTCCCCGGCACGTCTGACTCAGCTAGGCTGTGGGATCGCTCGCCGGAGCAGTCTCTGAGGAGCGGCATCATTAAAGGGACAACCCTGTTGCCTTATCTTCACTCCGGGGCCAAGTTTGACCAGATGCTGCAGGAGATGCTCTACAGAGATGTAAAGATAGAACGTGATAAGGAacaaggagaggagaggagggtgGTGCACAATGGAAGAGGGCTGGACAGAAAGGCGTCACCTGACAGGATAAGAGAAGTAAGGTCAGGGGAAGCAGAGAGAGGTGTGTTTGGGGTGACGTGCCGCTGGTGCTTGCAGCCCTTCCCGAACATGGCAGTGCTCCTGCAGCACGAACACAGCCTCTGCAAGATGAAAAGAGAAGCGGCGGAAGCCACCGAGGGCTTTCGAAGGAAAGACCTCTCCTCGCCGCCTTCATTCTTCCCCAGATCTGCCCTTCACGCAGAGAACGCCAAACCAAGCGACGTAACCAACGGATTCTCCGGAAACAGGTCGCCTTCACAGAAGCAAAGCTGGCAATCTGTCCCACAACAGCATTTAGTGGCCATGCCGTCTCCTCCACCCCGCCATGATGCACTGTCTTCACGCATGTACCTGTCCAGCCAGGACAAGGGTAGCCCAAGCCACCTGTCCCCAGGGATGTCGTCACCTAGACGCAGGAAGAGACTTCCCTCCTCAGGCTTCAATTCGCCCGCGTGCCATGACGTCACCAGCGGCCCACGTGAAACCTCGCCCCCTCGGAAAGAACCCGGCAGTCTATGGTCCGCACAGAATGAACCGCTGGACCTCTCTCTACCAAAGCAGCAGTCGGAGACAAAGGGGAGAAACAAAGCTCTCAATGGGATCTCAGGGAGAGAAGAACGGAGGGAGCTTAGGACTCAGCAACTAAGCAGACAAAGTCCAACTTCACATCTGCCCCTCCAGCAGTATCCCATCCTCAGCAGTCCCGGTGCTCCCGTGTTTCCAGGCTCGGTGTTCAATGGGTTTAACATATTCGGCCAATCTGGTGTCGGACTTTCGCTTCACGAAGGGATGATGCCGACTCCGTACAGTCAAGCAGCTATCAGTCCGAGGTTTCTCTCTCCTATGGCCTACGTGATGGAGGCCAATGCAGAGGctgtgctgaaaaaaatctaccaGGAGAGACAAAGTTTTATG GGTGAGGTGTTAAACCGTAGTGCTCTGGACTACCTCTCTCTAACCGAGGAGGGGTTTGATGGAGACGGAGGACCAGGGAGGAAGAGGCTGAAGAAAACAGAGGAGGGGCTTTATGCTTGTGACATCTGTGAAAAAACCTTCCAGAAGAGCAGCTCTCTTCTCCGACACAAATACGAGCACACAG GCAAACGTCCCCACGAGTGCAAGATCTGCAACAAGGCCTTCAAGCACAAGCACCACCTGATCGAGCACAGCCGGCTTCACTCCGGAGAGAAACCCTACCAATGTGACAAGTGCGGCAAACGCTTCTCCCACTCAGGCTCCTACTCCCAGCACATGAACCACCGCTACGCGTACTGCAGCAAAGACCAGGATCTGGACCAGGATCAGGAGGAGATGCCTCTCACGCCGGGAGCAGGCAGCAGCCTGGTGGGCAGCCTGGGTGAAGACAAATCGCTGTCTGTGGACGACCCGCACACGGCCCACTCCTTCCTCAGCGACTCCAGCCTGGACGGCGCTCCGGACGCTCTGAAggagggggaggaagaggaggagagagtcAGGAAGATACACGAAGGTCTGCTGGAGGAAGCAGACGAGCTGGGAAGCAGCCCCACTGAAGGGTCACTGACGGGGGGCAGCGAACTGGAAAATAAGCTTAGTAACTGTGAAAGAGGAAATCATATCAACAGCACAGAGAACCAAATGTGGGACAGAGCAAGTGAGGACCAGAACGGAGGCTTGGACAAATGTGAAATGGACATGGATTTAATGGAATTACCTAGGATAATAACTTAA